Proteins encoded in a region of the Solanum dulcamara chromosome 9, daSolDulc1.2, whole genome shotgun sequence genome:
- the LOC129902669 gene encoding uncharacterized protein LOC129902669, producing MQKLLSRNPSLPPPVLSLNPLLSFPLSLKNPLPLSPTMTSSALHRLHHPSFGKPFSGFRNMSTDFSVKAVLPRVNNCRICRCSLDTAPVRAWVVLKQSRTSTAWFGTLASASGSDKGVPVTSGEEDKASESGVEDNEENVSASEERPRLHRRQRGGGGEGGVIASPDLLTIPGVGPRNLRKLVQKGFMGVDQLKQLYIDKFFGKSNEKMVEFLQSSVGIIHRNHAESITTFIRKSVDEELKEKNSDSNVKSAQKKRLTFCVEGNISVGKTTFLQRIANETLELQDLVEIVPEPIAKWQDIGPDHFNILDAFYAEPQRYAYTFQNYVFVTRVMQERESSGGIRPLRLMERSVFSDRMVFVRAVHEANWMNEMEISIYDSWFDPVVSTLPGLIPDGFIYLRASPDTCHKRMMLRKRAEEGGVSLEYLRGLHEKHESWLFPFESGNHGVLSVSELPLNFDKSVPPEIRDRVFYLEGNHMHPSIQKVPALVLDCEPNIDFNRDIEAKRQYARQVADFFEFVKKKKEVTPGAGEELPKGNQAPIMLPQNGGLWVPDGKFSESALSLDFRRNMSFMSH from the exons ATGCAGAAACTGTTAAGCAGAAACCCATCGTTACCGCCTCCAGTCCTATCCCTTAATCCCCttctttctttccctctttCTCTCAAAAACCCACTTCCTCTCAGCCCTACAATGACTTCTTCCGCCCTCCACCGCCTTCACCATCCCTCTTTCGGTAAACCCTTTTCGGGTTTTCGGAATATGTCTACCGATTTCTCTGTTAAAGCAGTTCTTCCTCGGGTTAATAATTGCCGTATTTGTAGATGCTCACTTGATACTGCGCCCGTCAGGGCTTGGGTTGTTCTCAAGCAGAGTAGGACTAGTACTGCCTGGTTCGGCACCCTGGCTTCGGCTTCTGGTTCAGATAAGGGTGTTCCCGTGACTTCTGGTGAGGAGGACAAGGCTTCGGAAAGTGGGGTTGAGGATAATGAGGAGAATGTGAGTGCCTCGGAGGAGAGGCCTAGGTTGCATAGGAGGCAGAGGGGTGGTGGTGGGGAAGGAGGGGTTATTGCTAGTCCAGATTTGCTAACAATACCGGGTGTTGGGCCAAGGAATTTGAGGAAGTTGGTGCAGAAGGGTTTTATGGGTGTTGATCAACTGAAACAGCTCTACATAGATAAG ttttttggaaaatccaacgAGAAGATGGTTGAGTTCTTGCAAAGTTCAGTTGGAATCATTCACAGAAACCATGCTGAGAGTATCACCACATTTATCAGAAAGAGTGTGGATGAAGAGTTGAAGGAGAAGAACTCAGATTCCAATGTGAAGTCAGCACAAAAGAAACGACTTACTTTCTGTGTTGAGGGAAATATTAGTGTTGGAAAAACAACCTTTCTGCAGAGAATAGCTAATGAGACACTTGAATTGCAAGATCTTGTTGAAATAGTTCCTGAACCTATTGCCAAGTGGCAGGATATTGGGCCAGATCACTTTAACATATTAGATGCATTCTATGCGGAACCACAAAGATATGCTTACACATTTCAGAACTATGTTTTTGTAACGAGAGTTATGCAGGAGAGAGAATCATCTGGTGGTATCAGGCCCCTCAGGTTGATGGAGAGAAGTGTGTTCAGCGACAGGATG GTCTTTGTGAGAGCTGTTCATGAAGCAAACTGGATGAATGAGATGGAGATCAGCATTTATGACTCATGGTTTGACCCGGTTGTTTCGACTTTGCCTGGACTAATTCCCGATGGTTTTATTTATCTTAGAGCGAGCCCTGATACATGTCACAAGAGAATGATGTTGCGTAAGAGAGCAGAGGAAGGTGGAGTTTCCTTGGAATATCTGCGAGGTTTGCATGAGAAGCATGAAAGCTGGCTTTTCCCATTTGAAAGTGGAAATCATGGGGTATTATCTGTTAGCGAGCTACCCCTAAACTTTGACAAATCTGTACCCCCAGAAATAAGGGATCGTGTTTTTTATCTGGAGGGCAATCACATGCACCCAagtattcaaaag GTTCCTGCATTGGTTCTTGACTGCGAGCCTAACATCGACTTTAACAGAGATATTGAAGCAAAGAGGCA GTATGCTCGTCAAGTTGCTGATTTTTTTGAATTcgtaaagaagaagaaagaagttaCGCC